A region of Burkholderiales bacterium JOSHI_001 DNA encodes the following proteins:
- a CDS encoding type VI secretion-associated protein, BMA_A0400 family (PFAM: Uncharacterized protein conserved in bacteria (DUF2094)~TIGRFAM: type VI secretion-associated protein, BMA_A0400 family): MAQAFGFFGKLPSQGDFVSRRLPWDFTEAWDAWLQSGLAQARERLGAQWLPAYLNAPVWRFALAPGLAGASAWAGLWFPSVDRVGRHFPMTVAAALAPHEAVPSLADADDQWLALEDAALAALDPATSLERFDALLQQARLPDVGAPGAPAEPAAASWQVQQLPPDADAAAAALACAGQAAAPVRFFSWGSELIRPTLLGAQNLPPPPHFSGFLQGQWDGCAPA, encoded by the coding sequence ATGGCACAGGCCTTTGGCTTTTTCGGCAAGTTGCCCAGCCAGGGTGATTTCGTCTCGCGCCGCCTGCCCTGGGACTTCACCGAAGCCTGGGACGCCTGGCTGCAGTCCGGCCTGGCCCAGGCCCGCGAACGGCTGGGGGCGCAGTGGCTGCCGGCCTACTTGAACGCCCCGGTCTGGCGCTTTGCGCTGGCCCCGGGGCTGGCTGGCGCCAGCGCCTGGGCCGGCCTGTGGTTCCCCAGCGTGGACCGGGTGGGCCGCCACTTCCCGATGACCGTGGCCGCCGCGCTGGCGCCGCACGAAGCGGTGCCGTCGCTGGCCGATGCCGACGATCAATGGCTGGCCCTGGAAGACGCGGCCCTGGCCGCGCTGGACCCCGCCACCAGCCTGGAACGCTTCGACGCGCTGCTGCAGCAGGCCCGCCTGCCGGACGTTGGCGCCCCCGGCGCGCCGGCAGAACCGGCCGCAGCGTCCTGGCAGGTGCAGCAACTGCCGCCGGACGCCGACGCCGCCGCCGCGGCGCTGGCCTGCGCTGGCCAGGCGGCGGCACCGGTGCGCTTTTTCAGCTGGGGCAGCGAACTGATCCGGCCCACGCTGCTGGGCGCGCAGAACCTGCCGCCG